In Hymenobacter volaticus, the genomic window GCTCTTACCGGACTGGCCATCATCTTCATCACGCTCACGGTTTCTATTCGGCCAGCGCTGAACGCGGCTAAAATAGACGTACGCGAGAATTTATAACATTTCTTAGGCAAAAACGGTAGTTTAGACCCCGCAATGGGTTTTTAGCTAATACTTTACCTGTTTTGTCTATTTGACAATGTAACTATTTTCATATTTAATTTTATTTTTTGCGTTAATCCGCAATATTTAACCTCTGTAATTACTTTTAAAGCTTCAATTTGTTAGATACTCATCTTTATGAAGGTTTCTACTTCTCAGCCTTTCCAGATTGTTTATTCGCTGCTAGAGCACGAGTATCTAGGTTATCTATTTGAATCTTACGTAGTCCAGCGCAACGCCAAGGGCCAGCTTACGCTTCAGCACCAGACGGTTTCTAGCAAGAATGCCCCTGAGTTTGCTGACGGACTTGACCCGATTGATTTCGAGTTGATTGCCTTAACTGATCAGATTCAGCAGGACGCCGTTATCAAGGAATTTTCAACTAAGAAGACTACCCCGCCGATTTCTTCTTGAAAGTATTTGATCCGGACAAGGGCGACAAACCGTTACAAGATGAGATTTGCCGCTATGTGCAAGAACGCATGGGGCAGGTTCTGGCGCGGCTAACGGGCAAGCTAGTTTTCATCATGGGTAAGGACGGTGAGCCGACTTGGCACGAAATCGGGCTTGCCAAGGAAGCTGCATCCATCTTGTTTCACTTCCGGCGCAACGACGACAATACGCACTATTTCCCCACTATTCAGTATCAGGGGCAAAAGCTTGATTTCCAGTACAAAAATGCCGTCATCGTCTGTGAGCATCCCGCTTGGCTGCTGCTCAACGATGTACTATATTACTTCCGGCACGAAGTGGACGGCAAGAAGCTGCGCCCGTTCCTGAATAAGAAGTTTATCGTCATTCCGCGGCAGGTAGAAGACAGCTATTTCCAGCGTTTCGTAGCACCGCTGGTCGAGTCGTTTGATGTACACGCTCGTGGCTTTGATATTCGTTCGGAGCGCCATGTGGCCTTACCGCACCTCACGTTTTCGGACGTGCCCACGGCTACCATCGTGGCGGAAGAAGAGCGGCGGCGCCCCACGGCGGGTCCCGGCCGCCCCCGCTCCACCAGCTCCGACAGCCACATGGCTGTAGCCGGCGTGGCTGCCCCCTCCGATCATATTCACTTCGACCTCTCCTTCCGCTACGGCAACTACACCGTGCACAACGGCCACGACAAGCGCGTGTGGGTGCAGCTAGAGAAGAAAGAAGACAACTACATTTTTCACCGGTTGGTGCGCAACCTCGACCGGGAGCAGGAAATCATCCGGGAGCTGGCCGACCGCGCCTTAGAGGTGCGCAACGGCCGGGCCGTGCTCGAAAAAGCCACTGCTTTCCGTTGGCTGCACCACAACTCCGACGAGTTGGCTCGCCTCGGCTTCACGGTGCAGCAAGGCAGCACTTCGGGCAAAGACTACTTCATAGGCGCCGTGAGCGTAGAGGTAGGTATATCGGAAGCCAACGACTGGTTTGATGTGCGCGGCACCGTGCGGTTCGGCGACTTTGAAATACCGTTTATCAAGCTGCGGCCCTACATTTTGCAGCGCCGCCACGAGTACCGGTTGCCCAACGGCCAGATAGCCATCATTCCGGAGGAGTGGTTTACGCAGTACCTAGAGCTGTTTGCTTTTGCCGAAGAGCACGAGCATACCCTCACGCTGCGCAAGCACCACTTGGCCCTTGTATCAGACCTGCAAAACGGCAACCTAGCTACGGTGGTCATCAGCCGCAAGCTGGAGAAGCTGCGCGGCTTCGAAACCGTGGAAGATCAGCCGATGCCCATGGGCTTCCGGGGTGAGCTGCGGCCCTATCAGAAGGCTGGCTACAACTGGTTGCACTTCGTGAAGGACTACCACTTTGGTGGCTGCCTCGCCGACGACATGGGCCTCGGCAAAACCATTCAGACGCTGGCCTTGCTGCTCCAACGCAAGGAAAGCGGCGAAGCAGGCGGTGCAGCTTCGTTGCTGGCCATGCCTACTTCACTGGTGTACAACTGGTTGAGCGAAGCACAGAAGTTCACGCCCACACTGCGCATCCTCACGTACACCGGCACCTACCGCGACAAAAACGTTGAGCAGTTTGCCGATTATGACGTGGTGCTGACCAGCTACGGTATCGTGCGCCTGGACGCCGAGCTGCTGAAGACCTACAAGTTCGATTACGTGATTCTGGATGAGTCGCAGGCCATCAAAAACCCAAGTTCTACCACTTCGCACGCGGTGCGGGGGTTGCACTCGCGCTACCGCCTCATCCTGACCGGTACACCCGTCGAGAACAGCACGATGGATTTGTGGTCGCAGATGTCGTTCATTAATCCCGGGCTGTTGGGGACGCAGGCGTTCTTCCGCAAGGAATTTCTGAAGCCCATCGAGAAGGGCAAAGATGAAGGCAAAACGCGCAAGCTCCACGCGCTTATCAAGCCCTTTATTCTACGCCGCCACAAGGCTCAGGTAGCCCGCGAGTTGCCCGACAAAATCGAGCACCTCAGCTACTGCCCCATGACCGAGGAGCAGCAGCACTGCTATGAGGAAACCAAGAGCTATTACCGCAACAAGATTCTGCAGAACATCGAGGAGCACGGCACGGCTAGCACGCAGTTTATGCTGCTGCAGGGCCTGACCAAGCTCCGCCAGATTGCCAACCACCCCCGCATGGCCGACGAGGAATATGCGCACGAGTCGGGCAAGCTGCGCGAGGTGATTCGCATGATCAAGAGCGTGGTTTCGGAAGGCCACAAGGTGCTTGTGTTCAGTCAGTTCGTGAAGCACTTGGATATTGTGCGGGCTTCGTTGGACGAGCGGCAAATCGAGTACGCTTACCTCGACGGCAACACCCGCGACCGGCACAAAGTGGTAACGCGTTTCCAGGAAACCGAGGACCTGCGCGTGTTTCTTATTTCGCTGAAAGCTGGTGGGGTCGGCCTCAACCTCACCGCCGCCGACTACGTGTTCATCCTCGACCCGTGGTGGAACCCCGCCGTGGAAGCCCAAGCCGTCGATCGTGCCCACCGCATCGGGCAGGAGCGCACGGTATTCACCTACAAGTTCATCACCAAAGGCACCGTCGAAGAGAAAATCCTGGCTTTGCAGCACAAGAAGATTCAGCTCGTCACGGACCTAATAACCACCGACGAGGCCATCATCAAAAGCCTCACGAAGGAGGATATTGAGGAGCTGCTAGGATAATGGTACCAGGCGCTGACTAGCTTAACACTAATCAGCGCCTATTGCTAGGACTAGGATGTAGTGGACTGTGTTGGCGGCTGGTTTACCACGGTTAACTGGAATACATCGTTGCGGGAGTAGTGTCCTACGCAGTCGAAATCCAGCTTGCTTTTAGCGAGCACCGAGGCATCGACTTCAGCAGTTAGCAAGCCTTCTTGGTCCCACAACGGACCCGCCAGGATTTCGCCCATTGGGGAGATAATAACGCTGCCGCCGCGGCTCATGATGTCGGGTTCGTCTTGCAAATCCCCTTGATAACGTTCGGGGTAGTCGCTTTTGCGCACGAACTGGTTGCTGGCCAGCACAAAGCAGCGGCCTTCCAAAGCAATGTGCTGCATGGTGGCTTGCCACGAATCACGAGCGTCGGCGGTGGGTGCCAGGTATATTTCGATGCCTTTTTGGTAAAGCGCTGTGCGGGCTAAGGGCATGTAGTTTTCCCAACAGATAAGCCCGCCAATCCGGCCTAATTCGGTGGCAAAAGTTACGAGGGTGCTTCCGTCGCTTTCACCCCAGATATAGCGCTCTAGCCCGGTGGGTTTAAGTTTGCGGTGCTTGCCTAGCAGGGCTCCGTCTTTGCCAAAATACAACAGGGTACAATAGAGGGTCCCTCCAATTGGCTCTCTTTCGGTGATGCTCAAGGCCACGAATAGGCCCGCTTGCCGGATAGCTTGCTGAATACGCGCCAGTTCTGGTGAGTCTACCTCTACGCTGTTTTGCCAGTAATCCAGCCACATGGCGCGGCCTTTATCAGTGCGCCGCCCGACAATGGCTTCAAAGGTTAGCCCCCG contains:
- a CDS encoding carbon-nitrogen hydrolase family protein encodes the protein MKNCKVGVIQATPALFDIKKCVDIVIDWIQRGAEAGCELLLFPESFIPCYPRGLTFEAIVGRRTDKGRAMWLDYWQNSVEVDSPELARIQQAIRQAGLFVALSITEREPIGGTLYCTLLYFGKDGALLGKHRKLKPTGLERYIWGESDGSTLVTFATELGRIGGLICWENYMPLARTALYQKGIEIYLAPTADARDSWQATMQHIALEGRCFVLASNQFVRKSDYPERYQGDLQDEPDIMSRGGSVIISPMGEILAGPLWDQEGLLTAEVDASVLAKSKLDFDCVGHYSRNDVFQLTVVNQPPTQSTTS